From a region of the Arthrobacter sp. OAP107 genome:
- a CDS encoding N-6 DNA methylase: protein MSSLLSADLDTAEVRKARGAFFTPEAITRFISDWAIRSSDDLVLEPSTGDAAFLVSAVERLRSLGGEAAEPPRVDGVEIHAGSAHTARSRIEEAGGIPRITISDFFRVEPQPLYSAVIGNPPYIRYQDFTGESRTRSREAALKVGVSLTALASSWAAFTVHSALFLKPGGRMGLVLPAELLSVNYAAAVRQFLFDKFRSIELVLFTEQVFPDAEADVVLLLADGFDDGPTDHAVIHQAKDASALATMDLPLRWTPPDPAGKWTGLLVNADAIEPLRSLKEAGQFTDLEVWGDTTLGMVTGNNKFFALSPARVAELGLTRRDLIKLSPPGSAHLRGLELSNTQMASLGHEGRSTWLFRPSESLSPAAQAYVETGHRAGVDQAYKCRVRKPWYRVPLLPAADLLLTCMNADTPRLTTNSAGAHHLNSVHGVYLREENKALGRELLPLASLNSITLLNAEMVGRSYGGGILKLEPREADVWAMPSPHLIRERETQLRAIKTKVGRLLQQGKLTDAVYLVDKALVLDSGVITEDAIKTVRDAQKNMTARRVTRGRSGR, encoded by the coding sequence ATGTCTTCCCTCTTGTCTGCCGACTTGGACACCGCCGAGGTCCGTAAAGCGCGTGGGGCTTTCTTCACCCCTGAAGCGATCACTCGTTTCATTTCTGATTGGGCAATCCGCAGCTCGGATGACTTGGTCTTGGAGCCCTCGACCGGCGACGCAGCATTCCTGGTCAGCGCAGTGGAACGCCTTCGTAGCCTTGGTGGAGAGGCGGCCGAGCCTCCCCGAGTGGACGGCGTGGAAATTCACGCTGGCAGCGCCCACACGGCTCGCTCACGGATCGAGGAAGCGGGCGGAATACCGCGCATAACTATCAGCGACTTCTTCCGGGTAGAGCCACAGCCTCTCTATTCCGCTGTCATCGGAAACCCACCGTACATTCGCTATCAAGACTTCACAGGGGAATCCCGCACCCGCTCCCGCGAAGCCGCCTTGAAAGTTGGAGTTTCACTGACCGCACTGGCATCGAGTTGGGCCGCTTTCACTGTCCACTCTGCCTTGTTCCTGAAGCCAGGCGGCAGGATGGGGCTCGTACTGCCTGCCGAGCTTCTGAGCGTTAACTATGCTGCGGCTGTCAGGCAGTTTCTCTTCGACAAATTCCGGAGCATTGAACTGGTCCTCTTCACAGAGCAAGTTTTTCCTGATGCCGAAGCTGACGTCGTATTGCTTCTGGCTGACGGATTCGATGACGGGCCAACTGACCACGCCGTAATCCACCAGGCCAAAGATGCCTCCGCCCTCGCCACAATGGATCTCCCCCTTCGATGGACACCGCCGGACCCTGCGGGGAAATGGACCGGATTGCTCGTCAACGCTGACGCCATCGAACCATTGCGGAGCCTGAAAGAGGCCGGTCAATTCACCGATCTTGAGGTCTGGGGCGACACTACCCTGGGCATGGTCACCGGAAACAACAAATTCTTTGCCCTTTCCCCAGCCCGTGTGGCCGAACTCGGGCTCACCCGCAGGGACCTCATTAAACTGTCGCCCCCAGGAAGTGCCCACCTACGAGGCCTCGAGCTCTCCAACACACAGATGGCCAGTCTTGGCCATGAGGGCCGGTCCACCTGGCTCTTCCGCCCCAGTGAATCGCTGTCTCCTGCTGCCCAGGCGTACGTTGAAACTGGCCACAGGGCCGGGGTGGACCAAGCGTACAAATGCCGGGTTCGGAAGCCCTGGTACCGCGTACCGCTTCTACCTGCTGCTGACTTACTACTGACGTGCATGAATGCCGACACTCCGCGGCTGACCACGAACAGTGCCGGCGCGCACCACCTGAATTCCGTTCACGGTGTTTACCTCCGAGAGGAGAACAAGGCGTTGGGGCGGGAGCTGTTGCCGCTTGCGAGCCTAAATTCAATCACCCTCCTCAATGCGGAAATGGTCGGGCGGTCCTACGGCGGAGGCATCCTGAAACTCGAACCACGAGAAGCGGACGTGTGGGCGATGCCATCACCCCACCTGATCCGTGAGCGTGAAACCCAACTCCGTGCCATCAAAACCAAAGTGGGCAGGCTGCTGCAGCAAGGCAAGCTCACCGATGCCGTGTACCTCGTGGATAAGGCCCTCGTCCTGGATTCGGGCGTCATCACAGAAGATGCGATAAAGACGGTCCGAGACGCGCAGAAGAACATGACCGCCCGCAGGGTAACAAGGGGACGAAGTGGCCGCTGA
- a CDS encoding SOS response-associated peptidase → MCGRYVMSKATGDLLNHFEAKEVEGSPPPPSWNVAPTQSVPIVAERLDEGTIDRHLLIARWGLVPSWAKDIKIGSKLINARSESILEKPSFRKAAVKRRAIVPAEGYYEWQKTEHGKKIPNYLYSEKEPLLGFAGLYEWWADPSLPEDDPERWLLSCTVLTTTTQDALGHVHDRSPVIIPRDRFAEWLDPDLTDKDEVQHLLDSLPEPTLTPRIVSPRVNSVRNDGPELIEPAEPLAK, encoded by the coding sequence ATGTGCGGCAGATACGTGATGTCCAAAGCCACCGGTGACCTACTGAACCACTTTGAGGCTAAAGAGGTTGAGGGAAGCCCGCCGCCGCCGAGTTGGAATGTGGCGCCCACCCAGAGTGTGCCCATCGTGGCTGAGCGTTTGGATGAGGGCACGATTGACCGGCATCTGCTTATCGCCCGGTGGGGTCTGGTCCCGTCCTGGGCCAAGGACATCAAGATCGGCTCCAAGCTAATCAACGCCCGCAGTGAGTCAATCCTGGAGAAGCCGTCTTTCCGGAAAGCTGCGGTTAAGCGGCGTGCAATCGTGCCGGCTGAGGGTTATTACGAGTGGCAGAAGACTGAGCATGGTAAGAAGATCCCGAACTACCTGTACTCCGAAAAAGAGCCGTTGCTGGGGTTCGCCGGCTTGTACGAGTGGTGGGCTGATCCGTCCCTGCCAGAGGATGACCCGGAAAGGTGGCTGCTCAGCTGCACAGTGCTCACCACCACGACGCAGGACGCGCTGGGGCACGTCCATGACCGTTCCCCGGTCATCATCCCGCGGGATCGGTTCGCGGAATGGCTGGACCCGGACCTGACCGACAAGGACGAAGTCCAGCACCTGTTGGACTCCCTGCCGGAACCAACCCTCACACCTCGGATCGTCAGCCCACGCGTGAACAGTGTGCGGAACGACGGGCCCGAGCTCATCGAGCCCGCTGAGCCTTTAGCCAAATAG
- a CDS encoding ATP-dependent DNA ligase, whose protein sequence is MGTAEHSAGTGLPAGLAPPVKVALARAVTKMPRARAGNLLFEAKWDGYRCIVVRDNDRATLWSRQGKDLSRYLPELIQVLEAAVPPGCVIDGEAVIWANGRLNFTALQQRLSAGPKTLPGLVRQTPANYVAFDVLAVAGHDSRDLPLHQRRALLEELATGWEPPLSLSPTTTDPEVAARWFEELPHTGVEGLIIKNTNEPYTPGVRSWLKLKHRESIDVICGAVIGPITQPSEVVAGLVLEGELRIVGRSTPLKTADARDLARWLKPPKGQHPWPTTVKGTTLDRFNRDKEPVTLTLVEPVVVEVSADTAWSGRSFRHPLRLLRARPELSPAEVILPELHTG, encoded by the coding sequence ATGGGGACTGCTGAGCACTCTGCCGGGACCGGCCTGCCGGCGGGGCTTGCCCCGCCGGTGAAGGTCGCCCTCGCCCGGGCCGTCACGAAGATGCCCCGCGCCCGGGCCGGGAACCTGCTGTTTGAGGCCAAGTGGGACGGCTACCGCTGTATCGTCGTCCGGGACAATGACCGGGCCACGCTCTGGTCACGGCAGGGCAAAGACCTAAGCAGATACCTGCCCGAGCTGATTCAGGTCTTGGAGGCTGCTGTCCCTCCCGGGTGCGTGATTGATGGGGAGGCCGTGATCTGGGCCAACGGCCGGCTCAACTTCACCGCCCTGCAACAGCGCCTCAGCGCCGGCCCGAAAACCCTCCCCGGACTGGTCCGGCAGACCCCGGCCAACTACGTCGCGTTCGATGTCCTCGCCGTAGCCGGACACGACTCCCGCGACCTGCCGCTGCACCAGCGAAGGGCCCTCCTGGAAGAGCTCGCCACCGGCTGGGAGCCGCCACTGTCCCTCTCCCCCACCACAACTGACCCCGAAGTGGCCGCCCGCTGGTTCGAAGAACTGCCCCACACCGGAGTCGAAGGGCTCATCATCAAAAACACCAACGAGCCGTACACGCCGGGCGTCCGGTCCTGGTTGAAGCTGAAACACCGGGAATCCATAGACGTCATCTGCGGGGCAGTAATCGGGCCGATCACCCAACCCTCTGAGGTAGTGGCGGGTCTGGTCCTGGAGGGTGAATTGCGGATCGTGGGCCGGTCCACCCCTCTGAAGACCGCGGACGCCCGGGATCTGGCCCGGTGGCTGAAACCGCCCAAGGGTCAGCACCCCTGGCCCACCACTGTGAAGGGCACGACTCTGGACAGGTTCAACCGGGACAAGGAACCCGTCACGCTCACCCTGGTGGAGCCGGTGGTCGTGGAAGTCTCCGCCGATACCGCCTGGTCGGGCCGGTCCTTCCGGCATCCCCTCCGCCTGCTCCGGGCCAGACCGGAGCTGTCCCCTGCCGAGGTGATCCTGCCCGAACTTCATACGGGTTAG
- a CDS encoding nucleotide-binding protein: MAALANLFIGSSSEGKDVAERLHAGLDRHGLTESTVWTHGVFRPSQHPLAALVGSAQASDFAVMVLSPDDDVESRESKTQAPRDNVIFELGLFMGALGPERTYMVLPKGVDLKLPTDLAGITYLPYPIRQDGNMAAALNGVVLDIIDEVRRLGPRIARDGPTSQTESETIRDVEALAKKALSEVAREPQTRRETAQNAVPGLLAASHAEQTLKALEEEINWLCSNATSQGWSVVKNNPTTLRLRSPKGKEFTLPRRRPAGTRAELRTFVAELRANGLRVNRALQDAVENSPFG, encoded by the coding sequence GTGGCTGCACTGGCGAACTTGTTTATAGGTTCATCTAGTGAAGGGAAGGACGTCGCCGAACGGTTGCATGCTGGGCTGGACCGCCACGGGCTGACTGAATCCACAGTATGGACTCACGGGGTGTTCCGTCCGAGCCAACACCCCCTGGCCGCCCTTGTTGGCAGCGCACAGGCCTCAGACTTCGCGGTTATGGTCCTTAGCCCCGACGACGACGTAGAGAGCCGGGAATCCAAGACTCAAGCACCCCGGGACAACGTGATTTTCGAGCTGGGCTTGTTCATGGGAGCGTTGGGACCGGAACGAACCTATATGGTTCTGCCGAAGGGTGTGGACCTCAAGCTTCCTACAGACTTAGCCGGCATCACATACCTTCCTTATCCGATCCGACAGGATGGGAACATGGCAGCGGCGCTGAATGGAGTCGTGCTGGACATTATTGACGAGGTCAGGAGACTTGGACCCCGGATAGCTCGGGACGGCCCAACATCCCAAACCGAGTCTGAAACGATTCGTGACGTGGAAGCCCTGGCGAAAAAAGCACTCTCCGAGGTCGCAAGAGAACCGCAAACACGACGAGAGACTGCTCAGAATGCAGTCCCGGGTCTCCTCGCAGCAAGCCATGCAGAGCAGACACTCAAGGCTCTGGAAGAAGAGATCAACTGGCTCTGCAGCAACGCAACGAGCCAAGGATGGTCCGTGGTCAAGAACAACCCGACGACGCTTCGCCTGAGATCGCCTAAGGGTAAGGAATTCACGCTTCCCCGCAGACGCCCAGCTGGCACCCGTGCTGAGCTGAGAACGTTCGTTGCCGAACTACGAGCCAACGGGCTGCGAGTCAACCGCGCACTCCAGGACGCCGTCGAGAACTCCCCCTTCGGCTAG